Proteins from a genomic interval of Qipengyuania sp. JC766:
- a CDS encoding CpaF family protein, protein MSAFGRKTGPGGMKPGSRPAFGVARPMRGGDGKPSGAPQGGEQFPPLPGQGAEPEDVGSPSAPKKEDAMTRLADRANAIHANQSEVGGFEASVHKIKEQVLPRLLERVDPEAAATLTKDELSEEFRPIILEVLAELKVTLNRREQFALEKVLIDELLGFGPLEELLNDPDVSDIMVNGPEQTYIEKKGKLQLAPIQFRDESHLFQIAQRIVNQVGRRVDQTTPLADARLKDGSRVNVIVPPLSLRGTAISIRKFSEKPITLDNLKDWGSMSEKMCTALKIAGACRMNIVISGGTGSGKTTMLNSLSKMIDPGERVLTIEDAAELRLQQPHWLPLETRPPNLEGQGAITIGDLVKNALRMRPDRIILGEIRGAECFDLLAAMNTGHDGSMCTLHANSPRECLGRMENMILMGDIKIPKEAISRQIAESVDLIVQVKRLRDGTRRTTNVTEVIGMEGDVIVTQELFKFEYLDESEDGKILGEFRSSGLRPYTLEKARQFGFDQAYLEACL, encoded by the coding sequence ATGAGTGCATTCGGACGCAAGACCGGACCTGGCGGGATGAAACCGGGTTCCCGGCCCGCCTTCGGTGTCGCGCGCCCCATGCGCGGGGGGGACGGAAAACCTTCGGGCGCTCCGCAGGGGGGCGAACAGTTCCCGCCGCTGCCCGGACAGGGTGCCGAACCCGAAGACGTCGGGTCGCCCTCCGCTCCGAAGAAGGAAGACGCGATGACGCGTCTGGCGGACCGCGCCAACGCGATCCATGCCAACCAGTCGGAAGTCGGCGGCTTCGAAGCCAGCGTTCACAAGATCAAGGAACAGGTGCTACCGCGCCTGCTCGAACGCGTCGATCCGGAAGCGGCCGCGACGCTGACCAAGGACGAGCTGTCGGAAGAATTCCGGCCGATCATCCTGGAAGTGCTCGCAGAGCTCAAGGTCACCCTCAACCGGCGCGAGCAGTTCGCGCTGGAAAAGGTCCTGATTGACGAGCTCCTTGGCTTCGGCCCGCTCGAAGAGCTGCTGAACGATCCCGACGTGTCCGACATCATGGTCAACGGACCTGAACAGACCTACATCGAAAAGAAGGGCAAGCTGCAGTTGGCCCCGATCCAGTTCCGCGACGAAAGCCACCTGTTCCAGATCGCCCAGCGGATCGTGAACCAGGTCGGCCGCCGCGTCGACCAGACCACCCCGCTCGCCGACGCCCGTCTCAAGGACGGCAGCCGCGTCAACGTCATCGTTCCGCCCCTCTCTCTGCGCGGCACCGCGATCTCCATTCGTAAGTTCTCCGAAAAGCCGATCACGCTCGATAACCTCAAGGACTGGGGTTCGATGAGCGAGAAGATGTGTACGGCCCTGAAGATCGCGGGCGCCTGCCGGATGAACATCGTCATTTCGGGCGGTACGGGTTCGGGCAAGACGACGATGCTGAACTCGCTGTCGAAGATGATCGACCCGGGCGAGCGCGTTTTGACGATCGAGGACGCGGCCGAACTTCGCCTGCAGCAGCCGCACTGGCTGCCGCTGGAAACGCGTCCCCCCAACCTCGAGGGCCAGGGCGCCATCACCATCGGCGACCTCGTCAAGAACGCCCTGCGTATGCGCCCGGACCGCATCATTCTGGGCGAAATTCGCGGCGCGGAGTGTTTCGACCTCCTCGCCGCGATGAATACGGGCCACGATGGTTCGATGTGTACGCTTCACGCCAACTCCCCTCGAGAGTGCCTCGGTCGTATGGAGAACATGATCCTGATGGGCGACATCAAGATCCCGAAGGAAGCCATCAGCCGTCAGATCGCGGAGTCCGTCGATCTCATCGTGCAGGTGAAGCGCCTTCGCGACGGTACGCGCCGGACCACCAATGTCACCGAGGTCATCGGAATGGAAGGCGACGTGATCGTCACGCAGGAACTCTTCAAGTTCGAGTACCTGGACGAGAGCGAGGACGGAAAGATCCTCGGCGAGTTCCGTTCGAGTGGCCTGCGTCCGTACACGCTCGAAAAGGCACGCCAGTTCGGCTTCGACCAGGCGTACCTCGAAGCCTGCCTCTGA
- a CDS encoding entericidin A/B family lipoprotein, with protein sequence MIRKIALSVAIGALGLSATACNTVKGLGQDVESVGEAGEDAID encoded by the coding sequence ATGATCCGCAAGATCGCTCTGAGCGTAGCCATCGGTGCACTGGGACTGTCGGCTACGGCCTGCAACACGGTCAAGGGCCTCGGCCAGGATGTCGAGTCCGTGGGCGAAGCCGGTGAAGACGCTATCGATTGA
- a CDS encoding DUF938 domain-containing protein produces MKRYAPATARNSEPIARVLETELPERGTVLEIASGSGEHAVFLARRFPHLVWQPTDLDTEALESIAAWSEDSGLGNIAEPLALDASEERWPIDRADAILCVNMLHISPWSATTSLFAGAAVVLQTGGKLILYGPFLEAGVETADSNLQFDDSLRQRNPDWGLRNTDDVDTVANEHGFIRNARYPMPANNLILVYRRS; encoded by the coding sequence ATGAAGAGGTACGCCCCGGCCACGGCACGCAACAGCGAACCAATCGCACGGGTTCTGGAAACGGAATTGCCGGAACGGGGCACGGTGCTGGAAATCGCCAGCGGCTCCGGCGAACACGCGGTGTTCCTGGCGCGCCGGTTCCCGCACCTCGTCTGGCAACCGACCGATCTCGACACGGAAGCACTTGAATCGATTGCCGCCTGGTCCGAGGACAGCGGGCTGGGAAACATCGCAGAGCCACTCGCTCTCGATGCATCGGAGGAGCGATGGCCCATCGACCGCGCCGACGCGATCCTGTGCGTGAACATGCTCCACATCAGTCCGTGGAGTGCCACGACGAGCCTGTTTGCAGGGGCGGCAGTCGTGCTGCAGACCGGAGGTAAGCTAATCCTCTATGGTCCGTTCCTGGAAGCAGGGGTCGAAACGGCAGACAGCAATCTGCAGTTTGACGACAGCCTTCGCCAGCGGAATCCGGACTGGGGGCTGAGGAACACAGACGATGTCGATACCGTCGCGAACGAACACGGGTTCATCCGCAATGCGCGCTACCCGATGCCGGCCAACAACCTGATTCTCGTCTATCGCAGGTCCTGA
- a CDS encoding NAD(P)H-binding protein has product MSEPVRIALFGSTGLVGSQIIREAVGRADLRLTAVARREFGLPAGAHMELIVAGSDAWTDILRTMRPDVVVSTLGTTWKKAERDEEAFRAVDHDLVMEVARAARETGATRFVAVSSVGADYNAKTFYLRVKGETDRDLSHLQFKRLDILRPGLLRGKRDNDLRVLEGLGRLASPVVDLFLQGGAAKARSIPAATVARACLSLAKRKASGRFVHDNDAIRRAAGELGELAA; this is encoded by the coding sequence ATGTCTGAGCCGGTCAGGATTGCCCTGTTCGGCTCGACCGGGTTGGTGGGCAGCCAGATCATCCGGGAGGCCGTCGGCCGCGCCGACCTCCGGCTCACCGCCGTCGCACGGCGCGAGTTCGGCCTTCCCGCCGGGGCGCACATGGAGCTCATCGTGGCGGGGAGCGATGCCTGGACCGACATCCTTCGGACGATGCGCCCGGACGTGGTGGTGAGCACGCTCGGCACCACCTGGAAAAAGGCGGAGCGCGACGAGGAAGCATTCCGCGCGGTCGACCACGACCTCGTCATGGAAGTGGCGAGGGCGGCCCGTGAAACGGGGGCGACACGCTTCGTTGCTGTCTCGTCCGTGGGCGCGGACTACAACGCCAAGACCTTCTACCTGAGGGTCAAGGGAGAGACGGACAGGGACCTGTCCCACCTGCAGTTCAAGCGTCTCGACATCCTGCGGCCGGGCCTGCTGCGCGGGAAGCGGGATAACGACCTGCGTGTGCTGGAAGGCCTCGGCCGGCTGGCCAGTCCAGTCGTGGACCTGTTCCTGCAAGGCGGAGCCGCCAAGGCGAGGTCGATCCCCGCCGCGACTGTGGCTAGAGCGTGCCTCTCGCTTGCCAAGCGCAAGGCGTCGGGCCGCTTCGTGCACGACAACGATGCGATCCGCCGTGCTGCCGGAGAACTGGGCGAGCTGGCGGCATGA
- a CDS encoding deoxyguanosinetriphosphate triphosphohydrolase, which yields MDRAPYASDPAHSRGREFPEERDGPRGPRSAFQRDRDRIIHSIAFRRLRSKTQVFIAPDGDHYRTRLTHSLEVAQIGRVLARALRLDEDLTEALCLAHDIGHPPFGHAGEKALSQATARHGGFDHNAQSLRVLMRLESPYCAYPGLNLSWEVLEGMAKHNGPTAASNWALEELDAAVPLDLARWPSLEAQVAAVADDIAYDNHDIDDGLRAGFITLDQILALDFVADQWRDVERRFPQAPHDRKLRELVRGQIGLMVNDVLEHTRANLEGLKTVEDIRGAGRQISGFSPTMASQERRLKRFMYDNLYHHTDQLAAAERARDVVARLYAAYDQDTALLTQGWRATLPETEPARTRHIADFIAGMTDRFAMDQYRAIYGRKPEGLSNV from the coding sequence ATGGACCGTGCCCCCTACGCCTCCGATCCTGCGCACAGCCGCGGCCGCGAATTTCCCGAGGAACGGGACGGCCCCCGCGGCCCGCGCTCCGCCTTCCAGCGCGACCGCGACCGGATCATCCACTCGATCGCCTTTCGCCGCCTGCGGTCCAAGACGCAGGTCTTCATCGCGCCCGATGGCGACCATTACCGCACCCGCCTGACTCACAGCCTGGAAGTCGCGCAGATCGGCCGCGTACTTGCCCGCGCACTGCGGCTGGACGAGGACCTGACCGAAGCCCTGTGCCTGGCGCACGATATCGGCCACCCGCCTTTCGGCCATGCGGGGGAAAAGGCGCTCAGCCAGGCGACCGCGCGCCATGGCGGCTTCGACCACAACGCGCAGTCGCTGCGCGTGCTGATGCGGCTCGAAAGCCCCTATTGCGCCTATCCCGGCCTGAACTTGTCGTGGGAAGTGCTGGAAGGCATGGCGAAGCACAACGGACCGACCGCCGCGTCGAACTGGGCGCTGGAGGAACTGGACGCCGCAGTCCCGCTTGACCTGGCGCGCTGGCCCAGCCTGGAAGCGCAGGTCGCCGCCGTCGCCGACGACATCGCCTACGACAACCACGATATCGACGACGGCCTACGCGCCGGCTTCATCACGCTCGACCAGATCCTGGCGCTGGACTTCGTCGCTGACCAGTGGCGCGACGTCGAACGCCGCTTCCCGCAGGCGCCGCACGATCGCAAGCTGCGCGAGCTGGTGCGCGGCCAGATCGGGCTGATGGTGAACGATGTGCTGGAGCACACGCGGGCGAACCTGGAAGGGCTGAAAACGGTCGAGGATATCCGGGGGGCGGGGCGCCAGATCTCTGGCTTTTCGCCCACGATGGCGTCACAGGAGCGGCGATTGAAGCGCTTCATGTACGACAATCTGTACCATCATACAGACCAGCTCGCCGCGGCGGAGCGCGCCCGCGACGTGGTGGCGAGGCTCTATGCCGCCTACGATCAGGACACGGCGCTGCTCACGCAGGGGTGGCGCGCGACCCTGCCGGAAACGGAACCTGCCCGCACGCGGCATATCGCGGACTTCATCGCCGGCATGACCGACCGGTTCGCCATGGACCAGTACCGCGCCATCTACGGGCGCAAGCCCGAGGGCCTCAGCAATGTCTGA
- a CDS encoding amino acid racemase produces MRKLGLIGGMSWVSTRTYYETINRKVQRRAEPMASAPLLIESLDFRTLYGLRDGADWDRAAGVLIDSARRLERAGAEGLAICANSMHRVYDRVAEAVSIPILHIADCVGQRMAQDEVTSAAMIGTRNVMTESFYRERLVAHGIELLPPDMETVDGVDALIYEQLMLGKATRDAERLLKTVITRKEQEGAKAIVLACTELELVVDIDANVLPIYDSARIHCEAAVDWIFGERS; encoded by the coding sequence TTGCGCAAGCTTGGGTTGATCGGGGGGATGAGCTGGGTTTCCACCCGTACCTATTACGAGACCATCAATCGCAAGGTGCAACGCCGCGCCGAACCGATGGCGAGCGCGCCGCTGCTGATCGAGAGCCTCGACTTCCGCACGCTCTACGGCCTGCGCGATGGCGCAGACTGGGACCGTGCGGCGGGCGTGCTGATCGATTCCGCCCGGCGGCTGGAGCGGGCGGGCGCGGAAGGCCTGGCGATCTGCGCGAACTCGATGCACCGCGTCTACGACCGGGTGGCCGAAGCGGTCTCGATCCCGATCCTCCACATCGCGGACTGCGTGGGCCAGCGCATGGCGCAGGACGAAGTGACCAGCGCCGCCATGATCGGCACGCGCAACGTCATGACGGAGAGCTTCTATCGCGAGCGGCTCGTCGCCCACGGCATCGAGCTGCTGCCGCCCGACATGGAAACGGTCGATGGCGTCGACGCGCTGATCTACGAACAGCTGATGCTAGGCAAGGCGACCCGCGACGCGGAACGGCTGCTGAAGACGGTCATCACGCGCAAGGAGCAGGAAGGCGCCAAGGCGATCGTCCTCGCCTGCACGGAGCTGGAACTGGTGGTGGACATCGACGCCAACGTGCTGCCGATTTACGACTCCGCGCGCATCCACTGCGAAGCGGCGGTCGACTGGATTTTCGGCGAGCGGTCGTAA
- a CDS encoding alpha/beta hydrolase yields the protein MLKWALRVAAVLAIVLVVAFLVLRTPDTDPAAMRAKYGGPPSQFVTLPDGREVHVRDEGPRNAPAIVLLHGSNSDLHTWEPWAEALRNNYRVVRFDQRGHGLTGPAPDRRYDRAAFAADVDAVADALGLGRFVLGGNSMGGWVTLAYALDHGDRLDGIVLLDAAGAPELRETQGNIGFAIAQTPGASWLMTQVTPRSLVESSLRQSVSNAAIVTPEAVDRYWELLRYPGNRQATVDRFSTRDRTPYTDAELGSIDVPALIIWGDEDALIPVEAADWFAERLPRSAPPVVYPGIGHLPMEEAAERSVADLQLWLDTLRENGAEAIDGAT from the coding sequence GTGCTGAAATGGGCCCTGCGAGTCGCGGCAGTGCTGGCCATCGTACTGGTAGTCGCGTTCCTCGTCCTGCGCACGCCGGACACCGATCCCGCCGCGATGCGGGCGAAGTATGGCGGCCCGCCTTCGCAGTTCGTGACACTGCCCGACGGGCGCGAAGTGCATGTGAGGGACGAGGGGCCGCGCAATGCGCCCGCCATCGTGCTGCTGCACGGCTCCAATTCGGATCTCCACACTTGGGAGCCATGGGCGGAAGCCCTGCGCAACAACTACCGCGTCGTGCGCTTCGACCAGCGTGGGCACGGCCTGACCGGTCCCGCGCCCGACCGGAGATACGACCGCGCCGCCTTTGCCGCGGATGTCGACGCGGTGGCGGACGCGCTGGGGCTGGGCCGCTTCGTCCTCGGCGGAAATTCGATGGGCGGCTGGGTGACGCTCGCCTACGCGCTCGACCATGGCGACCGGCTTGACGGTATCGTGCTGCTCGACGCGGCGGGCGCGCCTGAACTGCGGGAGACGCAGGGCAATATCGGCTTCGCCATCGCGCAGACACCGGGGGCGAGCTGGCTTATGACGCAGGTCACGCCGCGCTCGCTGGTCGAAAGCAGCCTGCGCCAGAGCGTGTCCAACGCGGCGATCGTAACGCCCGAAGCCGTCGACCGGTACTGGGAACTGCTGCGCTATCCCGGCAACCGGCAGGCGACGGTGGACCGCTTCTCCACCCGCGATCGCACGCCCTATACCGATGCGGAGCTCGGCTCGATCGACGTGCCGGCGCTGATCATCTGGGGCGATGAGGATGCGCTGATCCCGGTGGAGGCGGCGGACTGGTTCGCCGAGCGCCTGCCGCGCAGCGCGCCGCCGGTCGTCTATCCGGGCATCGGCCACCTGCCGATGGAGGAGGCCGCCGAACGCAGCGTGGCGGATTTGCAACTCTGGCTCGACACGCTTCGGGAAAACGGCGCGGAAGCTATCGACGGGGCCACGTAA
- a CDS encoding SO2930 family diheme c-type cytochrome: MIGRGVFCLAVASFIAATGLARSPAPVNDDAVMEGTRRALSEYNFFTDLAGQQPNFEVTPYRLNMPLYSDGAEKLRFVFLPDGKSLAADGEGLLQFPVGSAIIKTFAFGEGADRRLIETRLLLHRADGWLALPYKWNEEQTDATLALAGARLEVERPGGDTISYRVPNKNQCKECHGLNGAVVPIGPKARNMAHGWLAQMVEAGALDRMPEGADTLPVWEDRADADAEQVARAYLDVNCAHCHRPAATASNSGLDLRWEQDGAIALGILKRPVAAGRGSGGHEFSILPGEPDRSIMVHRMDSVEPGVAMPELGKSTVDPDGVAAVRRWIEGMPAS, from the coding sequence GTGATAGGACGCGGTGTCTTCTGCCTCGCGGTCGCCAGCTTCATCGCGGCCACCGGACTGGCGCGCTCGCCAGCGCCGGTGAACGACGATGCGGTCATGGAAGGAACGCGGCGCGCGCTGTCCGAATATAATTTCTTCACCGACCTCGCCGGGCAACAGCCCAATTTCGAAGTCACGCCCTACCGGCTCAACATGCCGCTCTATTCGGACGGTGCGGAAAAGCTGCGCTTCGTCTTCCTGCCCGACGGGAAGAGCCTGGCGGCGGACGGGGAAGGGCTGCTTCAATTCCCGGTCGGCAGCGCGATCATCAAGACTTTCGCGTTCGGGGAAGGGGCAGACCGGCGCCTGATAGAGACGCGGCTGCTGCTGCACCGTGCGGATGGCTGGCTGGCGCTCCCCTACAAGTGGAACGAGGAACAGACCGACGCCACGCTGGCGCTGGCTGGTGCTCGGCTGGAGGTCGAGCGGCCGGGCGGGGACACGATCAGCTACCGCGTGCCGAACAAGAACCAGTGCAAGGAATGTCATGGCCTCAACGGCGCGGTCGTCCCGATCGGGCCGAAGGCGCGCAACATGGCGCATGGCTGGCTGGCGCAGATGGTCGAGGCGGGCGCGCTCGACCGCATGCCCGAGGGGGCCGACACTCTGCCGGTCTGGGAAGACCGCGCCGATGCGGACGCGGAGCAGGTGGCGCGTGCCTATCTCGACGTGAATTGCGCCCATTGCCATCGTCCCGCGGCGACCGCGTCCAATTCCGGTCTGGACCTGCGCTGGGAGCAGGACGGCGCGATCGCGCTCGGCATCCTGAAGCGCCCGGTCGCGGCCGGGCGCGGATCGGGCGGGCACGAATTCTCCATCCTGCCGGGCGAACCGGACCGGTCCATCATGGTCCACCGGATGGACAGCGTGGAACCGGGTGTGGCCATGCCGGAACTGGGCAAGTCGACGGTCGATCCGGACGGCGTAGCAGCGGTGCGTCGCTGGATAGAGGGAATGCCCGCTTCCTGA
- a CDS encoding parallel beta-helix domain-containing protein: protein MKPTSRALAAALMAATAISAPLAARTIAVEPGDGAQERLQEALILAEPGDVVELGAGTFALTDGLSLDVDDVIVRGAGMDETVLDFTGQQGAGEGLLVTSDNVLLRDFALENPKGDGVKSKGADNIIYHRIRVTWTNGPDENNGAYGIYPVESTGVLVDGSKVSGASDAGIYVGQSDRITVRNSIVEANVAGIEIENSRNALVENNIATRNTGGILVFDLPNLPVMGGGNVIVRRNLVVANDTANFAPAGNIVASVRRGTGVLVMANENVLVEDNVFENNPTAHVMVIAYTQPFDDETYNPYARNVVIGTNAFGRGGDDPQFDGKDMLLAAFGGSLPPIMWDGISEMTDDPGLRVADGQAGWTLGLTEPGQDFAAARPAPLQAASPAADFDMAGIGAPVELEARLR, encoded by the coding sequence ATGAAACCGACATCACGCGCGCTCGCCGCGGCCCTGATGGCCGCAACCGCAATCTCGGCCCCGCTCGCCGCCCGGACCATCGCGGTCGAACCGGGGGACGGCGCGCAGGAACGGCTACAGGAGGCCCTGATCCTGGCCGAGCCGGGCGACGTCGTGGAACTGGGCGCCGGGACCTTCGCCCTGACCGATGGGCTCAGCCTCGACGTGGACGACGTGATCGTGCGCGGGGCCGGCATGGACGAAACCGTGCTGGACTTCACCGGACAGCAGGGCGCGGGCGAAGGCCTGCTGGTGACGAGCGACAACGTCCTGCTGCGGGATTTCGCGCTGGAAAACCCCAAGGGGGACGGGGTCAAGTCCAAGGGCGCGGACAACATCATCTACCACCGCATCCGCGTGACCTGGACCAACGGGCCGGACGAGAACAACGGCGCCTACGGCATCTACCCGGTCGAAAGCACCGGCGTGCTGGTGGACGGGTCCAAGGTGTCCGGCGCATCCGATGCCGGGATTTATGTCGGGCAGAGCGACCGGATCACGGTGCGCAATTCCATCGTGGAAGCGAACGTCGCCGGGATCGAGATCGAGAACAGCCGCAACGCGCTGGTCGAGAACAACATCGCCACCCGCAACACCGGCGGCATCCTGGTGTTCGACCTGCCCAACTTGCCGGTGATGGGCGGGGGCAACGTGATCGTCCGCCGCAATCTCGTGGTCGCGAACGACACCGCCAATTTCGCCCCGGCGGGCAATATTGTCGCCAGCGTGCGCCGCGGCACCGGCGTGCTGGTGATGGCGAACGAGAACGTGCTGGTCGAAGACAACGTGTTCGAGAACAATCCGACCGCCCATGTGATGGTGATCGCCTACACGCAGCCGTTCGATGACGAGACCTACAACCCCTATGCCCGCAACGTGGTCATCGGGACCAATGCCTTCGGGCGCGGCGGGGACGATCCGCAGTTCGACGGAAAGGACATGTTGCTGGCGGCCTTCGGCGGCAGCCTGCCCCCGATCATGTGGGACGGCATTTCCGAGATGACGGACGATCCGGGCCTGCGCGTGGCGGACGGACAGGCGGGCTGGACTCTCGGCCTGACCGAGCCGGGACAGGATTTCGCCGCGGCGAGGCCGGCACCCCTGCAAGCGGCATCCCCCGCCGCGGATTTCGACATGGCCGGCATCGGTGCACCGGTCGAACTGGAAGCGCGCCTGCGGTGA
- a CDS encoding DUF2147 domain-containing protein: MRHTAAITALAGATLAFAGPAHAAPESIAGNWKTDDGNAIVNFYKCGSGMCGKITRFLVAEPEGGERDRKNPDKSKRDRPVKGLTIFWSLTPDGDEWDGKGYSPKEGRYFNAELQKVGNRLKIKGCVAVFCRTAYFTKA; the protein is encoded by the coding sequence ATGCGACACACTGCCGCGATCACCGCCCTGGCAGGCGCAACGCTGGCCTTCGCGGGCCCCGCCCACGCCGCGCCTGAATCCATTGCCGGAAACTGGAAGACCGACGACGGCAACGCGATCGTCAACTTCTACAAGTGCGGATCGGGCATGTGCGGCAAGATCACCCGCTTCCTGGTCGCCGAACCGGAAGGGGGCGAGCGCGACCGCAAGAACCCGGACAAGTCCAAGCGCGACCGACCTGTGAAGGGCCTGACCATCTTCTGGTCGCTAACGCCCGACGGGGACGAATGGGACGGCAAGGGATACAGCCCCAAGGAGGGCCGTTATTTCAACGCGGAACTCCAGAAGGTCGGCAACCGGCTGAAGATCAAGGGCTGCGTCGCGGTGTTCTGCCGAACCGCCTATTTCACGAAAGCGTAA
- a CDS encoding NAD(P)(+) transhydrogenase (Re/Si-specific) subunit beta: MMLSMLAAGADAGGVNHWVALAYLISGVCFILALRGLSHPSTSRQGNRFGMAGMLIAVVTTLVTHDVANIVEIAIAIAIGGLIGFLIARRIAMTAMPELVAAFHSLVGLAAVLVGWAAYLNPGAFGLLLPDGGIDPVSKIEMGLGIAIGAITFSGSVIAFAKLSGRMSGSPILLPARHFINLGTLAAILVLTALFALTVGDANLPFVIALTVLAFAIGFLLIIPIGGADMPVVVSMLNSYSGWAAAAMGFTLGNSAMIITGALVGSSGAILSYIMCRAMNRSFISVIAGGFGADAAAGGGEAREQRPYKQGSAADAAFMLEQAEKVIIIPGYGMAVAQAQHALREMADLLEEKGVEVKYAIHPVAGRMPGHMNVLLAEAQVPYENVFELEDINSEFAQADVAFIIGANDVVNPAAKTDKSSPIYGMPVFDVDKAKQVFFIKRSMGGVGYAGVDNDVFYMDQTMMLLSDAKKMVEEIVKALD, encoded by the coding sequence ATGATGCTCTCCATGCTGGCGGCTGGCGCCGATGCCGGCGGCGTGAACCATTGGGTCGCGCTCGCCTACCTGATTTCCGGCGTGTGCTTCATCCTCGCGCTGCGCGGACTGTCGCATCCCTCGACCAGCCGTCAGGGCAACCGCTTCGGCATGGCGGGTATGCTGATCGCGGTCGTGACCACCCTGGTCACCCATGACGTCGCGAACATCGTCGAGATCGCGATCGCGATCGCCATCGGGGGGCTCATCGGGTTCCTGATCGCCCGCCGCATCGCCATGACCGCGATGCCGGAACTGGTGGCGGCGTTCCACAGCCTCGTCGGCCTCGCTGCCGTTCTGGTGGGCTGGGCCGCCTATCTCAATCCGGGCGCGTTCGGCCTGCTGCTGCCCGACGGCGGCATCGATCCGGTCAGCAAGATCGAGATGGGTCTCGGCATCGCCATTGGCGCGATCACCTTTTCCGGATCCGTCATCGCGTTCGCCAAGCTGTCCGGCCGGATGAGCGGATCGCCGATCCTGCTGCCCGCGCGTCATTTTATCAATTTGGGCACTCTGGCGGCGATACTGGTGCTGACCGCCCTGTTCGCACTGACCGTGGGCGATGCGAACCTGCCCTTCGTCATCGCGCTGACCGTGCTGGCCTTCGCCATCGGTTTTCTGCTGATCATCCCGATCGGCGGGGCGGACATGCCGGTCGTGGTGTCGATGCTGAACAGTTATTCGGGCTGGGCGGCGGCGGCGATGGGCTTCACGCTGGGCAACAGCGCCATGATCATCACCGGCGCGCTGGTCGGCTCGTCCGGCGCGATCCTCAGCTACATCATGTGCCGGGCGATGAACCGCAGCTTCATTTCCGTGATCGCGGGCGGCTTCGGCGCGGATGCCGCGGCAGGCGGGGGCGAGGCGCGCGAGCAGCGCCCCTACAAGCAGGGCAGCGCCGCCGATGCGGCCTTCATGCTGGAGCAGGCGGAAAAGGTCATCATCATTCCCGGTTACGGCATGGCCGTGGCACAGGCGCAGCACGCGCTGCGCGAGATGGCCGATCTGCTCGAGGAGAAGGGCGTGGAAGTGAAATACGCCATCCACCCCGTCGCCGGACGCATGCCGGGGCACATGAACGTGCTGCTGGCCGAAGCGCAGGTGCCTTACGAGAACGTGTTCGAGCTGGAGGACATCAATTCCGAGTTCGCGCAGGCGGACGTCGCCTTCATCATCGGCGCGAACGACGTGGTCAATCCGGCGGCCAAGACCGACAAGTCCAGCCCCATCTACGGCATGCCCGTGTTCGACGTGGACAAGGCGAAACAGGTGTTCTTCATCAAGCGGTCGATGGGCGGGGTCGGCTATGCCGGCGTCGACAACGACGTTTTCTACATGGACCAGACGATGATGCTGCTTTCGGATGCGAAGAAGATGGTCGAGGAAATCGTGAAGGCGCTCGACTGA
- a CDS encoding NAD(P) transhydrogenase subunit alpha — protein sequence MDFITILSIFVLACFVGYYVVWSVTPALHTPLMAVTNAISSVIIVGALIASAEAGSAVAKWLGLAGVVLASINIFGGFAVTERMLAMYKKKEGK from the coding sequence TTGGATTTCATAACCATCCTGTCGATTTTCGTGCTGGCGTGTTTCGTCGGCTATTACGTGGTCTGGTCGGTCACGCCCGCGCTTCACACGCCCCTGATGGCGGTGACGAACGCGATTTCCTCGGTCATCATCGTCGGCGCGCTGATCGCCAGCGCGGAAGCGGGTAGCGCGGTCGCCAAGTGGCTCGGGCTGGCGGGCGTGGTGCTCGCCAGCATCAACATCTTCGGCGGCTTCGCGGTGACCGAGCGGATGCTCGCGATGTACAAGAAGAAGGAGGGCAAATGA